A single window of Inmirania thermothiophila DNA harbors:
- the tolR gene encoding protein TolR codes for MSTPPRRTRRRPMAEINVVPYIDVMLVLLVIFIITAPLLTQGVQVELPAAASEPLPRREAEPLILTVDAEGRMYLNVGDGAERPLEAQTLMARAAAVLRRRPQTPVLVRADRRVPYGAVVRAMVLLQRAGAPSVGLMTEPPETGS; via the coding sequence ATGAGCACGCCCCCGCGCCGGACCCGCCGCCGCCCCATGGCCGAGATCAACGTCGTGCCCTACATCGACGTGATGCTGGTGCTGCTGGTGATCTTCATCATCACCGCGCCGCTGCTGACCCAGGGGGTGCAGGTGGAGCTTCCGGCGGCGGCGAGCGAGCCCCTGCCGCGGCGCGAGGCCGAACCCCTCATCCTCACCGTGGACGCCGAGGGGCGCATGTACCTCAACGTCGGCGACGGCGCCGAGCGCCCGCTGGAGGCGCAGACCCTCATGGCCCGCGCCGCCGCGGTGCTGCGCCGCCGCCCGCAGACGCCCGTGCTGGTGCGCGCCGACCGCCGCGTGCCCTACGGCGCGGTGGTCCGGGCGATGGTCCTGCTCCAGCGCGCCGGCGCGCCCAGCGTGGGCCTCATGACCGAGCCGCCGGAGACGGGCTCCTGA
- the tolQ gene encoding protein TolQ, with product MNADLSILHLVTGASPLVQAVMLMLLAASVASWTIIFHKAAVLRAARAEADAFEDRFWSGGSLGEMYKEIADGGAARGLAEIFRAGMSEFLRLRRQGGMDPKVVLEGAQRQMRVALTRETDRLEHHLSFLATVGSTSPYVGLFGTVWGIMNAFRSLAHVQQATLAQVAPGIAEALVATAMGLFAAIPAVIAYNRYANDLERLVTRYETFAEEFASILQRQVHAA from the coding sequence GTGAACGCCGATCTCTCCATCCTCCACCTCGTCACCGGGGCGAGCCCTTTGGTCCAGGCGGTGATGCTGATGCTGCTCGCCGCCTCCGTCGCCTCCTGGACCATCATCTTCCACAAGGCCGCGGTGCTGCGGGCGGCGCGCGCCGAGGCCGACGCCTTCGAGGACCGCTTCTGGTCCGGCGGCAGCCTCGGCGAGATGTACAAGGAGATCGCCGACGGCGGCGCGGCCCGCGGGCTCGCCGAGATCTTCCGCGCCGGCATGAGCGAGTTCCTGCGCCTGCGGCGCCAGGGCGGCATGGACCCCAAGGTGGTGCTGGAGGGGGCGCAGCGGCAGATGCGCGTGGCGCTCACGCGCGAGACCGACCGCCTCGAGCACCACCTCTCCTTCCTCGCCACCGTGGGCTCCACCAGCCCCTACGTCGGCCTCTTCGGCACCGTGTGGGGGATCATGAACGCCTTCCGCTCCCTCGCCCACGTCCAGCAGGCGACGCTGGCCCAGGTCGCCCCCGGCATCGCCGAGGCGCTGGTGGCCACCGCCATGGGCCTGTTCGCGGCGATCCCGGCGGTGATCGCCTACAACCGCTACGCCAACGACCTCGAGCGGCTCGTGACCCGCTACGAGACCTTCGCCGAGGAGTTCGCCAGCATCCTCCAGCGCCAGGTGCACGCGGCATGA
- the ybgC gene encoding tol-pal system-associated acyl-CoA thioesterase: MNPFLWRVRVYYEDTDAAGVVYYANYLRYLERARTEWLRALGLGQERLRREAGVLFAVRSAELHFDAPARLDDELAVSVAVAERGGASLTFAQAIERVSPPGRVVRARVRVACLDAERLRPRRLPPALIRELMK, translated from the coding sequence GTGAACCCGTTCCTTTGGCGCGTGCGCGTCTACTACGAGGATACCGACGCCGCCGGCGTGGTCTACTACGCCAACTACCTGCGCTACCTGGAGCGGGCGCGCACGGAGTGGCTGCGCGCCCTCGGCCTCGGCCAGGAGCGGCTGCGGCGCGAGGCCGGCGTGCTCTTCGCCGTGCGCAGCGCCGAGCTGCACTTCGACGCCCCGGCGCGGCTCGACGACGAGCTGGCGGTGAGCGTCGCGGTGGCCGAGCGCGGCGGTGCGAGCCTGACCTTCGCCCAGGCCATCGAGCGCGTCTCGCCGCCGGGCCGGGTCGTGCGGGCGCGGGTGCGGGTGGCGTGCCTCGACGCCGAGCGGCTGCGCCCGCGGCGCCTGCCGCCGGCCCTGATCCGGGAGCTCATGAAGTGA
- the ruvB gene encoding Holliday junction branch migration DNA helicase RuvB, which yields MQPEQRLVSPAARGEDEALDRALRPRRLAEYIGQGPVREQLEIFIGAARMRGEALDHVLIFGPPGLGKTTLARVIANELGVGLRQTAGPVLERPGDLAALLTNLEPRDVLFVDEIHRLSPQVEEVLYPAMEDYQLDIVIGEGPAARSIKLDLPPFTLVGATTRAGLLTSPLRDRFGIVQRLEFYDVEELAAIVARSARILGVELSTEGAREIAARARGTPRIANRLLRRVRDYAQVRGDGRIDAATAAAALDLLKVDRSGFDGMDRRLLRTIIDKFDGGPVGIDSLAAALGEERGTLEDVIEPYLIQQGYLVRTARGRMATRLAYAHFGLAPPRPDPPQEALDLFDEP from the coding sequence ATGCAGCCAGAGCAGCGGCTCGTGAGCCCGGCGGCGAGGGGCGAGGACGAGGCCCTCGACCGCGCCCTGCGCCCGCGCCGCCTGGCCGAGTACATCGGGCAGGGGCCGGTGCGCGAGCAGCTCGAGATCTTCATCGGTGCCGCGCGCATGCGCGGCGAGGCCCTCGACCACGTCCTCATCTTCGGCCCACCGGGCCTCGGCAAGACCACCCTCGCCCGCGTCATCGCCAACGAGCTCGGCGTCGGCCTGCGCCAGACCGCGGGGCCGGTGCTGGAGCGCCCGGGGGACCTGGCGGCGCTGCTGACCAACCTCGAGCCCCGCGACGTCCTCTTCGTCGACGAGATCCACCGCCTGAGCCCCCAGGTGGAGGAGGTCCTCTACCCGGCGATGGAGGACTACCAGCTCGACATCGTCATCGGCGAGGGGCCGGCGGCGCGCTCCATCAAGCTCGACCTGCCGCCCTTCACCCTGGTGGGGGCGACCACGCGCGCGGGGCTCCTGACCTCGCCCCTGCGCGACCGCTTCGGCATCGTCCAGCGCCTCGAGTTCTACGACGTGGAGGAGCTGGCCGCCATCGTCGCGCGCTCGGCGCGCATCCTCGGCGTCGAGCTCAGCACCGAGGGGGCGCGCGAGATCGCCGCCCGCGCCCGCGGCACGCCGCGCATCGCCAACCGGCTCCTGCGCCGGGTGCGCGACTACGCCCAGGTGCGCGGCGACGGGCGCATCGACGCCGCCACCGCCGCCGCCGCCCTGGACCTCCTCAAGGTGGACCGCAGCGGCTTCGACGGCATGGACCGGCGCCTGCTGCGCACCATCATCGACAAGTTCGACGGCGGCCCGGTGGGCATCGACAGCCTCGCCGCCGCCCTCGGCGAGGAGCGCGGCACCCTCGAGGACGTGATCGAGCCCTATCTGATCCAGCAGGGCTACCTGGTGCGCACCGCGCGCGGGCGCATGGCGACGCGGCTCGCCTATGCCCACTTCGGCCTCGCGCCGCCGCGGCCGGATCCGCCGCAGGAGGCCCTCGACCTCTTCGACGAACCGTGA
- the ruvA gene encoding Holliday junction branch migration protein RuvA — translation MISRLRGRLLARRPPHLLVEVGGVGIEVEAPMSTFYALPEDAAEVVLHTHLAVREDTLTVYGFHSEAERALFRTLIRVSGVGPRLALAILSGMSAEQFARCVEAGDAAALTRLPGVGRKTAERLLVEMRDRLPEAAGTGGAVTGGGSGDAAAEAVEALVALGYRTAEAERLVRAAAEPGLGAEALIRRALQRAVR, via the coding sequence GTGATCTCGCGCCTGCGGGGACGGCTGCTCGCGCGCCGCCCGCCCCACCTGCTGGTGGAGGTGGGCGGCGTCGGGATCGAGGTCGAGGCCCCCATGTCCACCTTCTACGCCCTGCCCGAGGACGCCGCCGAGGTGGTGCTGCACACCCATCTCGCGGTACGTGAGGACACGCTCACCGTCTACGGCTTCCACAGCGAGGCCGAGCGGGCCCTCTTCCGGACCCTGATCCGGGTCAGCGGGGTGGGACCGCGGCTGGCGCTGGCGATCCTGTCCGGGATGTCGGCGGAGCAGTTCGCGCGCTGCGTCGAGGCGGGCGACGCCGCCGCCCTGACGCGCCTCCCCGGGGTCGGGCGCAAGACCGCCGAGCGGCTCCTGGTGGAGATGCGCGACCGCCTGCCGGAGGCGGCGGGGACGGGCGGTGCCGTGACCGGGGGCGGGTCTGGGGACGCCGCCGCCGAGGCGGTGGAGGCGCTGGTCGCCCTCGGCTACCGCACCGCCGAGGCGGAGCGGCTGGTGCGCGCCGCCGCCGAGCCCGGCCTCGGCGCCGAGGCGCTCATCCGCCGCGCCCTCCAGCGGGCGGTGCGCTGA
- the ruvC gene encoding crossover junction endodeoxyribonuclease RuvC: MVRILGIDPGSRVTGYGVVELDGGRARAVAWGCIAPPPGPFTGRLHAIFEGVRDVVSTHQPAEAAVEEVFVHRNVAAALKLGQARGAALCAATAAGLPVAEYAPGVVKQAVTGTGRASKAQVAYMVRALLAIREPLAADAADALAVALCHGQHRGRPR, from the coding sequence GTGGTGCGCATCCTGGGCATCGACCCCGGCTCCCGCGTCACCGGCTACGGCGTCGTGGAGCTGGACGGTGGGCGCGCCCGCGCCGTCGCCTGGGGCTGCATCGCGCCGCCGCCCGGGCCCTTCACCGGCCGCCTGCACGCCATCTTCGAGGGCGTGCGCGACGTGGTGAGCACCCACCAACCGGCCGAGGCGGCGGTGGAGGAGGTGTTCGTGCACCGCAACGTCGCCGCCGCCCTCAAGCTCGGCCAGGCCCGCGGCGCCGCGCTGTGCGCCGCCACCGCCGCGGGCCTGCCGGTGGCCGAGTACGCGCCGGGCGTGGTCAAGCAGGCCGTGACCGGCACCGGGCGCGCCTCCAAGGCGCAGGTGGCCTACATGGTGCGGGCCCTGCTCGCCATCCGCGAGCCCCTCGCCGCGGACGCCGCCGACGCCCTCGCCGTGGCCCTCTGCCACGGCCAGCACCGGGGGCGGCCGCGGTGA
- a CDS encoding YebC/PmpR family DNA-binding transcriptional regulator, translating to MAGHSKWANIQHRKKAQDAKRGKIFTKLIREITVAARLGGGDPAGNPRLRAAIDKALDANMPKDTIERAVRRGAGLEEGTAYEEVRYEGYGPGGVAVMVDCMTDNRNRTVAEVRHAFSKCGGNLGTDGSVAYLFEHRGVLSFPAGSDEDRIMEVAIEAGADDVVTNEDGSVDVLTSPEAFGAVRDAMRGAGLEPELAEVTMRATTSVSLGPEEAQRMVRLLEMLEDLDDVQNVYSNADISEEVMAQLG from the coding sequence ATGGCCGGACACAGCAAGTGGGCCAACATCCAGCACCGCAAGAAGGCCCAGGACGCCAAGCGCGGCAAGATCTTCACCAAGCTCATCCGCGAGATCACGGTGGCGGCGCGCCTCGGCGGCGGCGACCCGGCGGGCAACCCGCGCCTGCGCGCCGCCATCGACAAGGCCCTCGACGCCAACATGCCCAAGGACACCATCGAGCGGGCGGTGCGCCGCGGCGCCGGGCTCGAGGAGGGCACCGCCTACGAGGAGGTGCGCTACGAGGGCTACGGCCCCGGCGGGGTCGCCGTGATGGTGGACTGCATGACCGACAACCGCAACCGCACCGTGGCCGAGGTCCGTCACGCCTTCAGCAAGTGCGGCGGCAACCTCGGCACCGACGGCTCGGTGGCCTACCTGTTCGAGCACCGCGGCGTGCTGAGCTTCCCTGCCGGCAGCGACGAGGACCGCATCATGGAGGTGGCCATCGAGGCCGGCGCCGACGACGTGGTCACCAACGAGGACGGCTCGGTGGACGTGCTCACCAGCCCCGAGGCCTTCGGCGCGGTGCGCGACGCCATGCGCGGGGCGGGCCTCGAGCCGGAGCTGGCGGAGGTGACCATGCGCGCCACCACCAGCGTCTCCCTGGGCCCCGAGGAGGCGCAGCGCATGGTGCGGCTGCTGGAGATGCTCGAGGACCTCGACGACGTGCAGAACGTCTACTCCAACGCCGACATCTCCGAGGAGGTGATGGCGCAGCTGGGCTGA
- a CDS encoding NUDIX hydrolase — MTDGIAGGTAAAPIAVAVLVVLFSVEDGALGVHLLPAGAGRWRLPGRRLAAEEDLEEAAAEVLAEVFGAEATHLEQLYTFGAAGRGDGVREVAVAYFALAPVGSAPARPGRRFAVDGLPPLAGDHAEVVALAVERLRAKIHYSTLGLRFLPRPFTLRELQEVFEAVLGEPLDKRNFRKRMLAIGCIEDTGRRVRQGNHRPARLYRARHGDRVEIVR; from the coding sequence TTGACGGACGGGATCGCAGGCGGGACGGCCGCCGCCCCCATCGCGGTGGCGGTGCTGGTGGTGCTCTTCAGCGTCGAGGACGGCGCCCTGGGGGTGCACCTGCTGCCGGCCGGCGCCGGCAGGTGGCGCCTTCCCGGGCGGCGGCTCGCCGCCGAGGAGGATCTCGAGGAGGCCGCGGCGGAGGTGCTGGCGGAGGTCTTCGGCGCCGAGGCCACGCACCTCGAGCAGCTCTACACCTTCGGTGCCGCCGGGCGCGGCGACGGCGTGCGGGAGGTGGCGGTGGCCTACTTCGCGCTCGCCCCGGTGGGCAGCGCCCCGGCGCGGCCCGGCAGGCGCTTCGCCGTGGACGGGCTGCCGCCGCTTGCCGGGGATCATGCCGAGGTGGTGGCGCTGGCGGTGGAGCGGCTGCGGGCCAAGATCCACTACTCGACCCTGGGGCTGCGCTTCCTGCCGCGGCCGTTCACGCTCCGGGAGCTGCAGGAGGTCTTCGAGGCGGTGCTGGGCGAGCCCCTGGACAAGCGCAACTTCCGCAAGCGCATGCTCGCCATCGGCTGCATCGAGGACACGGGCCGCAGGGTGCGGCAGGGCAACCACCGGCCGGCGCGCCTCTACCGGGCGCGGCACGGCGACCGGGTGGAGATCGTTCGCTGA
- the nadA gene encoding quinolinate synthase NadA produces the protein MHAKVEPQPGPARILRPEEIPAVQPEVLEPAEREALRARIKRLLEEQDAVLVAHYYTDPELQRLADETGGHVSDSLDMARFGHEHPASTLVVCGVRFMGETAKILNPEKRVLMPDLGAECSLDLACPAEAFAAFCDRHPDRTVVVYANTSAAVKARADWMVTSGSALDVVRHLKARGERILWAPDRHLGRWVREQTGADMLLWDGACVVHESFQAEALARLRAEHPQAKVLVHPESPAEVVAQADYVGSTSGIIEAARRMDAEVFIVATEPGIFHKMREAAPGKTFIEAPTGGRGATCTSCERCPWMAMNGLRRLAQVLETGANEVHVDPAVAERALVPIRRLLDFARARRQEIYGNNDA, from the coding sequence ATGCATGCCAAGGTGGAGCCGCAGCCGGGGCCGGCGCGCATCCTGCGCCCGGAGGAGATCCCGGCGGTGCAGCCGGAGGTGCTCGAGCCGGCGGAGCGCGAGGCGCTGCGGGCGCGCATCAAGCGCCTGCTCGAGGAGCAGGACGCGGTGCTGGTGGCCCACTACTACACGGATCCGGAGCTGCAGCGCCTGGCCGACGAGACCGGGGGGCATGTCTCGGACTCCCTCGACATGGCGCGCTTCGGCCACGAGCATCCGGCCTCGACGCTGGTGGTCTGCGGCGTGCGCTTCATGGGCGAGACCGCCAAGATCCTCAACCCCGAGAAGCGGGTCCTCATGCCCGACCTCGGCGCCGAGTGCTCCCTCGACCTCGCCTGCCCGGCGGAGGCGTTCGCCGCCTTCTGCGACCGGCACCCCGACCGCACGGTGGTGGTATACGCCAACACCAGCGCGGCGGTGAAGGCGCGCGCCGACTGGATGGTGACCTCGGGCAGCGCCCTCGACGTGGTGCGCCACCTCAAGGCGCGCGGCGAGCGGATCCTGTGGGCGCCCGACCGCCATCTCGGCCGCTGGGTGCGCGAGCAGACCGGGGCCGACATGCTGCTGTGGGACGGCGCCTGCGTGGTCCACGAGTCCTTCCAGGCCGAGGCCCTCGCGCGGCTGCGGGCCGAGCATCCGCAGGCCAAGGTGCTGGTCCATCCGGAGTCGCCGGCGGAGGTGGTGGCCCAGGCCGACTACGTGGGCTCCACCTCGGGCATCATCGAGGCGGCGCGGCGCATGGACGCCGAGGTCTTCATCGTCGCCACCGAGCCCGGCATCTTCCACAAGATGCGCGAGGCGGCCCCGGGCAAGACCTTCATCGAGGCCCCCACGGGCGGGCGCGGCGCCACCTGCACCAGCTGCGAGCGCTGCCCGTGGATGGCTATGAACGGCCTCAGGCGCCTGGCGCAGGTGCTGGAGACGGGGGCGAACGAGGTCCACGTCGACCCCGCCGTCGCCGAGCGCGCCCTGGTCCCGATCCGCCGCCTGCTGGACTTCGCCCGCGCGCGCCGCCAGGAGATCTACGGCAACAACGACGCCTGA
- a CDS encoding SHOCT domain-containing protein, protein MAHPRHGESRLPRRPAALVLAAALLAGCAAARPQPEPAPVRIYPLPRAEVEAAVRDVLAREFPGRRIFRLQGDAPGLYVEVTPPPSPDADPRARFVEARYVHRVLILPVAGRTAMGEAVQGYRVEVRGGGNVEDQAALNARLRERIHARLAALAAPVAATAARPRAEEPPAAVPAAPAAASDPVELLRRLKRLRDEGVITDEEFRRKKAEILERL, encoded by the coding sequence ATGGCGCATCCCCGGCACGGAGAATCCCGCCTGCCCCGCCGCCCCGCCGCCCTCGTCCTCGCCGCCGCCCTGCTTGCGGGCTGCGCCGCCGCGCGCCCGCAGCCGGAGCCCGCCCCCGTGCGCATCTACCCGCTGCCCCGGGCCGAGGTGGAGGCGGCGGTGCGCGACGTGCTCGCGCGCGAGTTCCCCGGCCGGCGCATCTTCCGCCTCCAGGGGGATGCGCCGGGGCTCTACGTCGAGGTGACGCCCCCGCCCTCGCCCGATGCCGACCCCCGCGCCCGCTTCGTCGAGGCGCGCTACGTCCATCGCGTGCTGATCCTGCCCGTGGCGGGCCGCACCGCCATGGGCGAGGCGGTGCAGGGCTACCGGGTCGAGGTGCGCGGCGGCGGCAACGTCGAGGACCAGGCGGCGCTCAACGCCCGCCTGCGCGAGCGCATCCATGCGCGCCTTGCGGCCCTGGCCGCCCCGGTGGCGGCCACCGCCGCCCGGCCGCGGGCCGAAGAACCCCCGGCCGCGGTCCCGGCGGCCCCGGCCGCCGCCTCCGACCCGGTGGAGCTGCTGCGCCGCCTCAAGCGGCTGCGCGACGAGGGCGTCATCACCGACGAGGAGTTCCGGCGCAAGAAGGCCGAGATCCTCGAGCGGCTGTGA
- the nudB gene encoding dihydroneopterin triphosphate diphosphatase — protein MAGFRRPESVLVVVHTALGHVLLLERVHPPGFWQSVTGSLGWDETPQEAAVRELAEETGIEGVPVIDCRRTNRFPILPPWRHRFAPGVTENVEHVFRVELPQPVVVRLAPGEHRAWRWLPREAAARLASSWTDRDAIRNFVPAAAC, from the coding sequence GTGGCGGGCTTCCGCCGCCCCGAGTCGGTCCTGGTGGTGGTGCACACCGCGCTGGGGCACGTGCTGCTGCTCGAACGCGTCCACCCGCCGGGCTTCTGGCAGTCGGTGACGGGATCCCTCGGCTGGGACGAGACCCCGCAGGAGGCGGCGGTGCGCGAGCTCGCCGAGGAGACCGGGATCGAGGGCGTGCCCGTGATCGACTGCCGGCGCACCAACCGCTTCCCGATCCTGCCGCCCTGGCGCCACCGCTTCGCCCCCGGGGTGACCGAGAACGTGGAGCACGTCTTCCGCGTCGAGCTGCCGCAGCCGGTGGTGGTGCGCCTCGCGCCGGGCGAGCACCGGGCCTGGCGCTGGCTGCCGCGGGAGGCGGCGGCGCGGCTCGCGAGCTCCTGGACCGACCGGGACGCGATCCGCAACTTCGTCCCCGCCGCGGCGTGCTAG